Proteins encoded together in one Streptomyces umbrinus window:
- a CDS encoding glyoxalase, producing MTSIDFLTLEVADPAAAERFYTDAFGLGKQVRLRASEEPTSGFRGFTVSLVVSQPSIVNGFFGAALAAGATELKPAKKSLWGYGGVVQAPDGTIWQLASSSKKDSGPDSRHIDEIVVLLGVSDMAATKQFYVDRGLTVAKSFGSKYVEFDGSASAIKLSLYGRRGLAKVAGVTPEGSGSHRLTIGGGAEAFTDPDGFAWEPVAA from the coding sequence ATGACCTCAATCGATTTCCTCACCCTCGAGGTGGCCGACCCCGCGGCTGCCGAGCGTTTCTACACGGATGCCTTCGGGCTGGGCAAACAGGTACGGCTGCGGGCCTCGGAGGAGCCGACGTCCGGCTTCCGCGGGTTCACGGTGTCGCTCGTGGTCTCCCAGCCGTCGATCGTCAACGGATTCTTCGGCGCCGCCCTGGCCGCCGGTGCCACCGAGCTGAAGCCCGCCAAGAAGTCGTTGTGGGGCTACGGCGGCGTCGTACAGGCCCCGGACGGGACGATCTGGCAGCTCGCAAGCTCGTCGAAGAAGGACAGCGGCCCGGACAGTCGGCACATCGATGAGATCGTTGTCCTGCTGGGTGTCTCGGACATGGCCGCGACCAAGCAGTTCTACGTCGACCGCGGCCTCACGGTCGCGAAGAGCTTCGGGAGCAAGTACGTCGAGTTCGACGGTTCGGCGAGTGCCATCAAGCTGTCGCTGTACGGACGTCGCGGCCTGGCCAAGGTCGCCGGAGTCACGCCGGAGGGCAGCGGGTCCCACCGTCTGACCATCGGTGGCGGCGCCGAGGCCTTCACCGACCCGGACGGGTTCGCGTGGGAGCCCGTGGCGGCATGA
- a CDS encoding NAD(P)-dependent alcohol dehydrogenase, producing the protein MKAAQITSYGAADVLRVNEVARPAPGAGEVLVSVEASSVNGHDVIVRAGELKMVSGRRFPLGAGLDFAGVVVETGADVEGYRAGDRVWGMVHPRKRHVTAGAAEYVVVPAGRISLVPAGVSSVDAASLVVTGATALLALRDSVHAVKGERVLVRGAAGGVGTAVVQLAHALGCHVTALARDRHAPVLTGLGADEVLDYGSTTSDAIGPFDVIVDTVGTELNCYRSRLAAGGRMVTVGLSASALAAIAASSVYGSRRVRTFSANPDTAVLRDLADKVTSVALRPVIDSVYPLTDIAAAHKAFERGGVVGKHVVAVSA; encoded by the coding sequence ATGAAGGCCGCCCAGATCACGAGTTACGGTGCAGCGGATGTCCTGCGGGTCAACGAGGTCGCCCGGCCCGCTCCCGGTGCGGGCGAGGTCCTGGTGTCGGTCGAGGCGTCCAGCGTGAACGGGCATGATGTGATCGTCCGCGCCGGGGAGTTGAAGATGGTCTCCGGCCGCCGCTTCCCGCTCGGGGCGGGGCTGGACTTCGCGGGCGTCGTCGTCGAGACCGGCGCGGATGTCGAGGGCTACCGGGCCGGGGACCGGGTGTGGGGCATGGTGCATCCCCGTAAGCGGCACGTAACCGCTGGAGCCGCCGAGTACGTCGTGGTCCCTGCCGGCCGCATCTCGCTCGTCCCGGCCGGGGTCTCGTCGGTCGACGCGGCCTCCCTGGTCGTCACGGGCGCGACGGCGCTTCTCGCGCTGCGGGACTCCGTGCACGCGGTGAAGGGGGAACGGGTCCTCGTCCGGGGCGCGGCGGGCGGGGTCGGCACGGCCGTCGTCCAACTGGCCCACGCGCTGGGCTGCCACGTGACGGCACTCGCCCGCGACCGCCACGCTCCGGTCCTCACCGGCCTCGGCGCCGACGAGGTCCTCGACTACGGCTCGACCACCTCGGACGCGATCGGCCCCTTCGACGTCATCGTCGACACGGTCGGTACGGAACTGAACTGCTACCGGAGCCGGTTGGCGGCCGGCGGCCGGATGGTCACCGTAGGACTCTCCGCGTCGGCCCTGGCCGCGATCGCCGCGTCGAGTGTGTACGGTTCCCGCCGCGTCCGCACCTTCAGCGCCAACCCCGACACCGCCGTACTGCGCGACCTGGCCGACAAAGTCACGTCAGTTGCGCTGCGCCCGGTGATCGACAGCGTGTACCCGCTCACGGACATCGCGGCTGCGCACAAGGCGTTCGAGCGCGGCGGCGTCGTCGGCAAGCACGTGGTCGCGGTGTCCGCGTAG
- the nhaA gene encoding Na+/H+ antiporter NhaA: MPPETSPPSGQTLCGQDTRGPLSAFLRTETGSASVLLVGALAALVWANIAAGSYEALWGTELSVRIGSSSVSLDLREWLNSGLMTLFFFVVGLEARREFDMGELRERRRITLPLLAGLSGMLVPVAIYLSVNAGEDSVHGWGAAMSTDTAFALGMLAVFGSRLPGSLRVFILTVAVVDDFLALAVIAFAYSGAVSLPSLLTALALFAVVLLVRRTLGMRIPALYALLGTAIWVALLKSGVDPVVTGLAMGLLTYARPAERRDLEQASRLFRRFREQPTPELGRSVRRQIASTLSPNDRLQRMLHPWTSYVIVPLFALANAGITLSAGQLAHAFTSPVTLGILLGYVLGKPLGIIGATWLTTRLSGGRLHPPVGWGAITAGGTLAGVGFTVSLLIATLAFDGDVLEQAKIGILAAVLCAFLLTWLVTAVIGALPRPSRARALLGTGRTIVDLSDPVDMDRDHVRGPLDAPVTLLEYGDFECPYCGLAEPVVRELLADFGDVRYVWRHLPLTDVHPGAQLAAEAAEAAARQNRYWEMHAQMMRHQGELRPEDLLRYAEEVGLDIDRFSADLNAGTGAARVAADVESADLSGVSGTPTFFVNGRRHHGAYDIATLSAAVRAARARAALTGAGQES, translated from the coding sequence GTGCCACCTGAGACCTCACCCCCGTCGGGACAGACCCTCTGCGGCCAGGACACGCGCGGCCCCCTGAGTGCCTTCCTGCGGACGGAGACCGGCAGTGCCTCGGTGCTGCTCGTCGGCGCCCTCGCCGCCCTCGTCTGGGCCAACATCGCCGCCGGTTCGTACGAGGCGCTGTGGGGAACCGAGTTGTCGGTCCGTATCGGATCGAGCTCTGTGTCGCTGGACCTGCGCGAGTGGCTGAACAGCGGGCTGATGACGTTGTTCTTCTTCGTCGTCGGCCTGGAGGCACGACGCGAGTTCGACATGGGCGAGCTGCGGGAGCGCCGACGGATCACCCTGCCGCTGCTCGCCGGGCTCAGCGGCATGCTCGTACCCGTCGCGATCTACCTGTCCGTCAACGCGGGCGAGGACTCCGTGCACGGCTGGGGTGCCGCCATGTCGACGGACACGGCCTTCGCGCTGGGCATGCTCGCCGTCTTCGGGAGCCGGCTGCCCGGCAGCCTTCGGGTCTTCATCCTCACGGTCGCCGTCGTCGACGACTTCCTGGCTTTGGCCGTCATCGCCTTCGCCTACAGCGGAGCCGTCTCCCTGCCGTCGCTGCTGACCGCGCTCGCGCTCTTCGCCGTCGTCCTGCTGGTGCGACGCACCCTCGGCATGCGAATCCCCGCCCTGTACGCGCTGCTGGGCACGGCGATCTGGGTGGCACTCCTGAAGTCCGGGGTGGACCCGGTGGTGACCGGCCTCGCCATGGGTCTGCTCACCTATGCCCGGCCGGCGGAACGCCGCGACCTGGAACAGGCCAGCAGGCTGTTCAGACGCTTCCGTGAACAGCCGACCCCCGAACTCGGGCGCTCGGTGCGACGTCAGATCGCCTCGACGCTCTCCCCCAACGACCGCCTCCAGCGGATGCTGCACCCTTGGACGAGCTATGTGATCGTGCCGCTGTTCGCCCTCGCCAACGCGGGCATCACTCTCAGCGCCGGCCAGCTGGCCCACGCCTTCACTTCACCGGTCACCCTCGGCATCCTGCTCGGCTATGTCCTCGGCAAGCCGCTCGGCATCATCGGCGCGACCTGGCTCACGACACGCCTCAGCGGAGGGCGCCTGCACCCACCGGTCGGCTGGGGCGCCATCACGGCGGGCGGCACCCTGGCCGGGGTGGGCTTCACCGTGTCCTTGCTGATCGCCACTCTCGCCTTCGACGGGGACGTACTGGAACAAGCGAAGATCGGCATCCTGGCCGCCGTCCTCTGCGCCTTCCTCCTCACCTGGCTGGTCACCGCAGTGATCGGCGCCCTTCCGCGGCCCTCCCGTGCCCGAGCCCTGCTCGGCACCGGCCGCACGATCGTCGACCTCAGCGATCCCGTCGACATGGACCGCGACCATGTACGCGGTCCCCTCGACGCACCCGTGACGCTGCTGGAGTACGGGGACTTCGAGTGCCCCTACTGCGGGTTGGCCGAGCCCGTGGTGCGCGAGCTGCTCGCCGACTTCGGCGACGTGCGCTACGTATGGCGGCATCTGCCGCTCACCGACGTGCACCCGGGCGCCCAGCTCGCCGCGGAAGCCGCCGAAGCCGCCGCCCGCCAGAACCGCTACTGGGAGATGCACGCGCAGATGATGCGTCATCAGGGAGAACTGCGGCCGGAGGATCTGCTCCGTTACGCCGAGGAGGTCGGTCTCGACATCGACCGCTTCAGCGCGGACCTGAATGCCGGTACGGGCGCCGCCCGAGTTGCCGCGGACGTGGAGTCCGCCGACCTCAGCGGGGTGTCCGGTACTCCGACGTTCTTCGTCAACGGCCGTCGCCATCACGGCGCCTACGACATCGCCACCCTGTCCGCGGCCGTACGCGCCGCGCGCGCACGAGCGGCTCTCACGGGAGCGGGTCAGGAGAGCTGA
- a CDS encoding SGNH/GDSL hydrolase family protein, translating into MERRHGPGDPRSGRRRGLPVHVRHGHPGAARQRLPLQLPHSARVGRPHGRGERLRVHADSRLHVPGQRRRRGQPRRQGHHRRVREFGGRRDRSTDCGPGCTPDGPDLRWTDHVARRVTAELPRTRQLAVANAGIAGTTSSAECPGTPAGVQGLDAAARLDRDVLDLHGVTGVLYYYGTNDLANGCDATRILRSYREVFQRLHAAGIKVYVTPVTSRPGYTDQNNLDRHTVGSHVKKRNSCDGTCDGVMDFDQVLKDPLKPNSINPAYDTGDGVHANIAGQRALADYVSLPMLLSSTAHH; encoded by the coding sequence GTGGAGCGACGCCACGGACCTGGAGACCCGCGCTCAGGACGACGTCGCGGTCTCCCTGTCCATGTCCGGCACGGTCACCCCGGGGCGGCACGCCAACGCCTTCCGCTCCAACTACCTCACTCCGCCCGGGTCGGGCGACCACACGGCCGAGGCGAGCGGCTCCGCGTACACGCAGACAGTCGACTCCACGTACCTGGTCAGCGCCGTCGACGTGGACAACCCCGCCGTCAGGGGCACCATCGTCGTGTTCGGGAGTTCGGTGGTCGACGGGACCGCAGCACCGACTGCGGGCCAGGTTGCACACCGGACGGACCCGATCTTCGCTGGACGGACCACGTCGCCCGCCGCGTCACCGCCGAGCTCCCCCGCACCCGGCAACTCGCAGTCGCCAACGCGGGCATCGCCGGCACGACGAGTTCCGCCGAGTGCCCGGGCACTCCCGCCGGGGTGCAGGGTCTCGACGCGGCGGCCAGGCTGGACCGTGATGTGCTCGACCTGCACGGTGTGACCGGAGTCCTCTACTACTACGGCACGAACGACCTCGCCAACGGCTGCGACGCCACTCGGATCCTGCGCAGCTACCGGGAGGTGTTCCAGCGCCTGCACGCGGCTGGGATCAAGGTCTACGTCACGCCCGTCACGTCGCGGCCCGGGTACACCGATCAGAACAACCTCGACCGTCACACCGTCGGCAGCCACGTCAAGAAGCGGAACTCCTGCGACGGAACCTGCGACGGCGTGATGGACTTCGACCAGGTGCTCAAGGACCCGCTCAAGCCGAACAGCATCAACCCGGCCTACGACACCGGCGACGGAGTCCACGCCAATATCGCCGGCCAGCGGGCACTCGCCGACTACGTCTCCCTGCCGATGCTCCTCTCGTCGACCGCACACCACTGA
- a CDS encoding helix-turn-helix transcriptional regulator has translation MTDDSLDALAVTDDPRRELAEFLRTRRTRLRPQDVGLEPGPRRRVAGLRREELALLAGVSSDYYQRMEQGRDVHPSEQVLDALARALNFTAEESRHLHGLAAAARTPARRPREHAPEEVPPTTLRLLHTMPAPALVVGRFLDVLAWSPLAGALLGEFTERPRAERNLLALLLHPEADQTCPERAATVAELTAMLRAQVAAHPGHPRAAELVGELAVHSGEFATLWARHDVEETTRGRMCVNHPLVGELNLDWDAYPLPGDPGPMLIVYTAEDGGPDAERLQLLAGLLGTR, from the coding sequence GTGACCGACGACTCCCTCGACGCCCTCGCCGTGACCGACGATCCCCGGCGCGAACTCGCCGAGTTCCTGCGAACCCGCCGCACTCGCCTACGTCCACAGGACGTTGGCCTGGAACCGGGCCCGAGGCGGCGTGTTGCCGGGCTGCGACGGGAGGAGTTGGCCCTGCTGGCCGGAGTCAGCTCGGACTACTACCAGCGCATGGAGCAGGGACGCGACGTACACCCCTCCGAGCAGGTCCTGGACGCCCTGGCGCGCGCCCTGAACTTCACCGCCGAGGAGTCCCGGCATCTGCACGGCCTCGCCGCCGCCGCGCGCACGCCCGCCCGTCGGCCGCGCGAACACGCGCCGGAGGAGGTGCCGCCCACCACGCTGCGGCTGCTGCACACCATGCCCGCGCCCGCGTTGGTCGTCGGCCGCTTCCTGGACGTGCTGGCCTGGAGCCCGCTGGCCGGGGCCCTGCTGGGCGAGTTCACCGAGCGGCCGCGGGCGGAACGCAACCTGCTCGCACTGCTGCTGCACCCGGAGGCAGACCAGACCTGCCCGGAGCGGGCAGCCACCGTCGCCGAGCTGACCGCGATGCTCCGCGCGCAGGTCGCCGCCCATCCGGGCCATCCGCGCGCCGCGGAACTGGTAGGTGAACTCGCAGTCCACAGCGGCGAGTTCGCCACACTGTGGGCCCGCCACGACGTGGAGGAGACGACCCGTGGCCGGATGTGCGTCAACCACCCGCTGGTCGGAGAACTGAACCTGGACTGGGACGCGTACCCGCTGCCCGGTGATCCCGGTCCGATGCTGATCGTCTACACCGCCGAAGACGGCGGCCCCGACGCCGAACGACTCCAACTGCTCGCCGGCCTGCTGGGCACCCGCTGA
- a CDS encoding helix-turn-helix domain-containing protein produces the protein MGTPLGDFIRSKRDSVQPETLGLPDRGRRRSPGLRRTDLAARAGISVEYLTRIEQGRDRNPSVAVVNALADALSLSPTERTHLRYLTKITGGECTAHTRPAPPPRQVRDAVRQTLRLLEPGIAVVTNRLGDILAHTSAYQLVTNGSGLLDTEAPNLTRYVFADPRARTFFTDWDDVADEQAFDLWLAPSVENSEWLTAELAPLAGPDLTRRLNRHVVPRRGVLRLSHPSGCELRLLRETLELPTDAQQLTVLLPSDDETAEAVEELRRRSRHGTLRAIS, from the coding sequence ATGGGTACGCCGTTGGGAGACTTCATCCGGAGCAAGCGCGACAGTGTCCAGCCGGAGACACTCGGCCTCCCGGACCGAGGCCGCCGCCGCTCACCGGGGCTCCGCCGCACGGATCTCGCGGCGCGCGCCGGCATCAGCGTCGAATACCTGACCCGCATCGAGCAGGGCCGTGACCGCAACCCCTCGGTGGCAGTGGTGAACGCTCTCGCCGACGCCCTCAGCCTCTCCCCCACCGAACGCACCCACCTGCGCTACCTCACGAAGATCACAGGCGGAGAATGCACGGCCCACACCCGACCAGCACCCCCGCCCCGGCAGGTGCGCGACGCCGTTCGGCAGACACTCCGCCTCCTCGAACCAGGCATCGCCGTGGTGACCAACCGGCTGGGTGACATCCTCGCCCACACCTCCGCGTACCAGTTGGTGACCAACGGCAGCGGACTGCTCGACACCGAAGCCCCGAACCTCACCCGCTACGTCTTCGCCGACCCCCGCGCCCGCACCTTCTTCACCGACTGGGACGACGTCGCCGACGAGCAGGCATTCGACCTGTGGCTCGCCCCGTCCGTCGAGAACTCCGAGTGGCTCACCGCGGAACTCGCACCCCTTGCCGGCCCCGACCTGACCCGGCGCCTGAACCGGCACGTCGTTCCGCGACGCGGAGTCCTCCGGCTCAGCCATCCATCCGGATGCGAGCTCCGGCTGCTGCGGGAGACACTCGAACTCCCCACTGATGCGCAGCAGTTGACCGTCCTTCTCCCCTCGGACGACGAGACCGCCGAGGCCGTCGAAGAACTCCGCCGCAGAAGCCGGCACGGCACGCTGCGGGCCATCTCCTGA
- a CDS encoding MFS transporter gives MGEVVGASLLGVRLRRNRMKQQLSAGLLTGALAFCGLSLAGPAPACVLIVLAFLAGAAPAACPGGIRTMLTQLVTDGAVPRALSAETTLTQITWAAAPALVVFLALQVHAGAPLLLGALCAAAASILLLRLPTEPQQPPPAERAAAPLTQIWLLGWPVYLTSAASMAMLAAAELVLPAFLEQRQVAVGWSGPLLVAFALASAAGAFCYGLRLWPGSVQTQSLVLLVAMAGCLLLITVLPGASGITVGFLLAGVFQSGVMITRNLSLREQLPSHMHAAAYSVLYALGGLGYSLAAALAAVALDLGNPSAAIIGGVAITLLFATASAMAEKRSYRH, from the coding sequence GTGGGCGAGGTGGTCGGCGCGTCCCTGCTCGGAGTCCGCTTGCGCCGCAACCGCATGAAACAGCAACTGTCGGCCGGGCTGCTGACTGGGGCTCTTGCCTTCTGCGGTCTGTCGCTTGCGGGACCGGCACCTGCCTGCGTACTGATCGTCCTGGCCTTCCTGGCCGGCGCCGCACCGGCCGCCTGTCCCGGCGGCATCCGCACCATGCTGACCCAGCTCGTGACCGACGGTGCGGTGCCCCGCGCACTGAGCGCCGAGACCACCTTGACTCAGATCACCTGGGCAGCGGCGCCCGCTCTGGTGGTCTTCCTGGCGCTCCAGGTCCACGCAGGAGCCCCTCTCCTGCTGGGCGCGCTGTGCGCGGCCGCCGCGTCAATCCTGCTGCTCCGGCTTCCCACCGAACCTCAACAGCCCCCACCCGCCGAACGTGCAGCAGCGCCATTGACACAGATCTGGCTTCTCGGCTGGCCCGTCTACCTCACCAGCGCGGCTTCCATGGCAATGCTCGCCGCCGCGGAACTGGTCCTGCCCGCCTTCCTCGAACAGCGGCAGGTCGCGGTCGGATGGTCAGGCCCACTCCTCGTAGCTTTCGCGCTGGCCAGCGCCGCCGGAGCCTTCTGCTACGGCCTGCGGCTCTGGCCAGGATCCGTACAAACCCAGAGTCTGGTGCTGCTGGTCGCCATGGCCGGGTGCCTTTTGCTGATCACCGTCCTGCCCGGTGCGTCGGGCATCACCGTAGGCTTTCTCCTCGCCGGCGTCTTCCAGTCCGGCGTGATGATCACCCGTAACCTCAGCCTTCGCGAACAGCTGCCCTCGCACATGCATGCCGCTGCGTACTCCGTCCTGTACGCCCTCGGAGGCTTGGGCTACAGCCTCGCCGCGGCCCTGGCCGCCGTGGCACTGGACTTGGGGAATCCTTCAGCCGCGATCATTGGCGGAGTCGCCATCACGCTGCTCTTCGCCACTGCCAGTGCGATGGCCGAGAAGCGAAGCTACAGGCATTAA
- a CDS encoding NADPH-dependent FMN reductase, with amino-acid sequence MENNTHKLVVIVASVREGRFGPVAASWLAEQAESHGGFDVDVVDLADVEIPLSLPAASPKYAGDDYPRPAGMRPLTTALESADAFVVVTPEYNHSYPASLKSAIDWHFTQWTAKPVAFVSYGGAAGGRHAVLHLENVLTELHAVTIRDGLAFPNYFTAWKDGRPLDPETPGYAKTLLDQLAWWAGALKSAREATPYPA; translated from the coding sequence ATGGAGAACAACACACACAAGCTGGTGGTCATCGTCGCGAGCGTCCGCGAAGGGCGATTCGGTCCGGTGGCGGCGTCCTGGTTGGCTGAACAGGCCGAGTCGCACGGCGGTTTCGACGTCGATGTCGTCGATCTGGCCGACGTCGAGATCCCGCTGTCCCTGCCCGCGGCATCACCGAAGTACGCCGGCGACGACTACCCTCGCCCGGCCGGGATGCGGCCCCTGACCACCGCACTGGAGAGCGCGGACGCGTTCGTCGTGGTCACACCCGAGTACAACCACAGCTACCCCGCCTCCTTGAAGTCGGCCATCGACTGGCACTTCACCCAGTGGACGGCCAAGCCTGTCGCGTTCGTCAGCTACGGGGGCGCGGCGGGCGGCCGCCACGCTGTCCTGCACCTGGAGAACGTGCTGACGGAACTGCATGCGGTGACGATCCGCGACGGTCTCGCCTTCCCCAACTACTTCACGGCATGGAAGGACGGCCGTCCGCTCGACCCCGAGACCCCCGGATACGCCAAGACGCTGCTCGACCAGCTGGCCTGGTGGGCGGGTGCGCTCAAGTCGGCACGCGAGGCCACCCCTTACCCGGCCTGA